In Streptomyces sp. NBC_00433, a single genomic region encodes these proteins:
- a CDS encoding lantibiotic biosynthesis protein, with protein sequence MTTPEATATTPAGTPAPSVSESGQARGEWQAFHVFYAASPRPFLLRCVRPLVAELTGEGLLSGWFFINYWLEGPHIRLRLRPSSAAAAPEVAARASSAIEAFLKERPALYEVKGGFLADLYNTLFELEFPGGERGGLVDEDGHMKLRPNNTFSPEPYEPEYGKYGGPAGIELAEWHFQRSSELVSGALGTMNLHLRTVLLGVAAQLMMTMSGCLLRDEPALLEFLDRYHQFWNSAFSTTNYTAQDGYDRAYGTMDALPARFQQIRAAVAEPAPERLPSFLGGWAEHCLDLREKVVALARGGDLVFRSWDGERDLPVTDPDQALPMLLSPYMHMTNNRLSVTVRDEAFLSYVLARALREPKPTAAP encoded by the coding sequence ATGACCACCCCAGAGGCGACCGCCACGACCCCGGCCGGCACCCCGGCCCCGTCCGTGTCCGAGAGCGGGCAGGCCCGCGGCGAATGGCAGGCCTTCCACGTCTTCTACGCCGCCAGCCCCCGCCCCTTCCTGCTGCGCTGCGTGCGCCCGCTGGTCGCGGAACTGACCGGCGAGGGCCTGCTGAGCGGCTGGTTCTTCATCAACTACTGGCTGGAGGGCCCGCACATCAGGCTGCGGCTGCGCCCCTCCTCAGCGGCGGCCGCCCCCGAGGTGGCCGCCCGCGCGAGCAGCGCGATCGAGGCCTTCCTCAAGGAGCGCCCCGCCCTCTACGAGGTCAAGGGCGGCTTCCTCGCGGACCTCTACAACACCCTCTTCGAGCTGGAATTCCCCGGCGGTGAGCGGGGCGGCCTGGTCGACGAGGACGGCCACATGAAGCTGCGGCCCAACAACACCTTCAGCCCCGAGCCCTACGAGCCCGAATACGGCAAATACGGCGGCCCGGCCGGCATCGAGCTGGCCGAATGGCACTTCCAGCGTTCCAGCGAGCTGGTCTCCGGCGCGCTCGGCACGATGAATCTGCACCTGCGGACCGTCCTGCTCGGCGTGGCCGCCCAGTTGATGATGACGATGTCCGGCTGCCTGCTGCGGGACGAGCCGGCGCTGCTGGAATTCCTGGACCGCTACCACCAGTTCTGGAATTCCGCCTTCTCCACCACCAACTACACCGCCCAGGACGGCTACGACCGCGCCTACGGCACGATGGACGCGCTGCCCGCCCGCTTCCAGCAGATCCGCGCCGCCGTCGCCGAACCCGCACCGGAGCGGCTGCCCAGCTTCCTCGGCGGCTGGGCCGAGCACTGCCTGGACCTGCGCGAGAAGGTCGTGGCGCTGGCCCGCGGCGGCGACCTGGTCTTCCGCTCCTGGGACGGCGAGCGCGACCTGCCGGTCACCGACCCCGACCAGGCGCTGCCGATGCTGCTGTCGCCGTACATGCACATGACCAACAACCGGCTCTCGGTCACCGTCCGCGACGAGGCATTCCTCTCCTACGTCCTGGCCCGCGCGCTGCGCGAGCCCAAGCCCACGGCGGCGCCATGA
- a CDS encoding lantibiotic dehydratase family protein: MSVNAAAQDTGDSPRSWLLHRRFMLRVAGLPVSAVHRLRSPGARRWADEVLAAEQRLASVAAELSDPLTVLVKATEDGADRRAVLALRRQVFNDRLPRDPDAVRALAAGLGGGTGDLLAGWLDARLRLEELRGAGGPLLEREIAASRAELRGLAGEDRLRLALALASPTLDGQLDAFIADRAPVPDKRARKKERSLLAYLYRTACKTSPFSTFTAIAEGTFGDTGPEVRTGETWTSHPRLNVVVLARLAELIAAEPARRDDLFVTLPAGWELDEDRIRYVRRSVTAGDDSAAVSFDAAHDRLFFLRNSGTLERLTALFRDRPRLRYAELTGWLTTETGSTGEQAAHYAATLLDLEILQMTGLATDVHTADPLHAFRGALRTLDRGWAADVADRLEGPASCVDRYRHAGVADRRALLADLRRDLLALQTDLGAAAPSLPQTLLYEDVREEQVAADLEEWTELAAAPLHALTGMMPAFDVALPQRLTLKGFFLARYGRGGRCDDLLRLVHDFHEDIFTQYLQFTSLKSPWAADGGHAPEENWLGMPEVAALDKARAEFTGRMRELWAAHPEGEAELRLGEDLVAAVSGELEALGQSFAPHSHFLQLARRPGDPLVVLNNSYGGLSFPFTRFTHCFDDEAGADGDGGLTGRLRETLRAWQPPGAVFAEITAGSATTNLNLHGRLTDYEIVCPGESSTAPVDARIDLDDLYAEHDQDADRLVLRSRRLGAEVVPLYLGYLVPMVLPEVPRTLLLLSPTSRASFDVWRGVAQAPGRDGVTARPRVRYRSVVLHRRSWTAAPGALPVREPGMDDAAFYLRWQRWRRDHGLPDRVFATLHQQRDDDAGGFGAVFGGSKPQYVDFDSPLSLIALDALTGGGRTRTVFEEMLPGEDELHVRSPRGHHVAELAVEIVPRAAEPAAAARPGRQDSAV, translated from the coding sequence ATGAGCGTCAACGCCGCCGCGCAGGACACGGGGGACAGCCCCCGGAGCTGGCTGCTGCACCGCCGCTTCATGCTGCGGGTGGCGGGTCTGCCGGTGTCGGCCGTGCACCGGCTGCGCAGCCCCGGCGCCCGGCGCTGGGCCGACGAGGTGCTGGCCGCCGAGCAGCGACTCGCCTCGGTCGCCGCCGAGTTGAGCGACCCGCTGACGGTGCTGGTCAAGGCCACCGAGGACGGCGCGGACCGCAGGGCCGTACTCGCGCTGCGCCGCCAGGTCTTCAACGACCGGCTGCCCCGCGACCCGGACGCGGTACGCGCGTTGGCCGCCGGGCTCGGCGGCGGCACCGGGGACCTGCTCGCCGGCTGGCTCGACGCCCGGCTGCGGCTCGAAGAGCTGCGGGGCGCGGGCGGCCCGCTGCTGGAGCGCGAAATCGCCGCGAGCCGCGCCGAATTGCGCGGCCTCGCCGGTGAGGACCGGCTGCGGCTCGCCCTCGCGCTGGCCTCGCCGACCCTCGACGGCCAGCTCGACGCCTTCATCGCCGACCGCGCGCCGGTCCCGGACAAGCGGGCCAGGAAGAAGGAGCGCTCGCTGCTGGCGTATCTCTACCGGACCGCCTGCAAGACCAGCCCCTTCAGCACCTTCACCGCCATCGCCGAGGGCACCTTCGGCGACACGGGACCCGAGGTGCGCACCGGCGAGACCTGGACCAGCCACCCCCGGCTCAACGTCGTGGTGCTGGCCAGGCTCGCCGAGCTGATCGCCGCCGAACCCGCCCGCCGCGACGACCTGTTCGTCACCCTGCCCGCGGGCTGGGAGCTGGACGAGGACCGCATCCGCTATGTCCGCCGCTCGGTCACCGCAGGCGACGACAGCGCCGCCGTCAGCTTCGACGCCGCCCACGACCGGCTGTTCTTCCTGCGCAACAGCGGCACCCTGGAGCGGCTGACCGCCCTCTTCCGCGACCGGCCGCGGCTGCGCTATGCCGAGTTGACCGGCTGGCTGACCACCGAGACCGGCTCGACGGGAGAGCAGGCCGCGCACTATGCCGCGACCCTGCTCGACCTGGAGATCCTGCAGATGACCGGCCTGGCGACCGACGTGCACACCGCCGACCCGCTGCACGCCTTCCGCGGCGCGCTACGGACGCTGGACCGCGGCTGGGCCGCCGACGTCGCCGACCGCCTCGAAGGCCCCGCCTCCTGCGTCGACCGCTACCGGCACGCCGGCGTCGCCGACCGCCGCGCCCTGCTGGCCGACCTGCGCCGCGACCTCCTCGCCCTGCAGACCGACCTCGGCGCGGCGGCCCCGTCACTGCCGCAGACGCTGCTCTACGAGGACGTACGCGAGGAGCAGGTCGCCGCCGACCTGGAGGAGTGGACGGAGCTGGCCGCCGCCCCGCTGCACGCGCTCACCGGCATGATGCCCGCCTTCGACGTGGCGCTGCCCCAACGGCTCACCCTGAAGGGCTTCTTCCTGGCCCGCTACGGGCGCGGCGGGCGCTGCGACGACCTGCTGCGGCTCGTGCACGACTTCCACGAGGACATCTTCACGCAGTATCTGCAGTTCACCTCGCTGAAGTCGCCCTGGGCGGCGGACGGCGGCCACGCCCCGGAGGAGAACTGGCTGGGCATGCCGGAGGTCGCCGCCCTCGACAAGGCCCGCGCCGAATTCACCGGCCGGATGCGCGAGCTGTGGGCCGCCCACCCCGAGGGCGAAGCCGAACTCCGGCTCGGCGAGGACCTGGTGGCCGCGGTCAGCGGCGAACTGGAGGCGCTTGGGCAGTCGTTCGCCCCGCACAGCCACTTCCTCCAGCTCGCCCGCCGTCCCGGCGACCCGCTGGTGGTGCTCAACAACTCCTACGGCGGCCTGTCCTTCCCCTTCACCCGCTTCACCCACTGCTTCGACGACGAAGCGGGAGCAGACGGCGACGGCGGCCTGACCGGGCGGCTGCGCGAGACGCTCCGCGCCTGGCAGCCGCCCGGCGCGGTCTTCGCCGAGATCACCGCCGGCTCCGCCACCACCAACCTCAACCTGCACGGGCGGCTCACCGACTACGAGATCGTCTGCCCCGGCGAGAGCAGCACCGCCCCCGTCGACGCCAGGATCGACCTGGACGACCTCTACGCCGAGCACGACCAGGACGCCGACCGGCTGGTGCTGCGCTCCCGGCGGCTCGGCGCCGAGGTCGTCCCCCTCTACCTCGGCTACCTGGTGCCGATGGTGCTGCCCGAGGTGCCGCGTACGCTGCTGCTGCTCTCGCCGACCTCCCGCGCGTCCTTCGACGTGTGGCGCGGGGTCGCCCAGGCGCCCGGCCGCGACGGGGTCACCGCGAGGCCCCGGGTCCGCTACCGCAGCGTGGTGCTGCACCGCAGGTCGTGGACGGCCGCGCCCGGGGCCCTGCCGGTGCGCGAACCCGGCATGGACGACGCCGCCTTCTACCTGAGGTGGCAGCGCTGGCGCCGCGACCACGGGCTGCCGGACCGGGTGTTCGCCACCCTGCACCAGCAACGCGACGACGACGCGGGCGGTTTCGGCGCCGTCTTCGGCGGATCCAAGCCGCAGTACGTCGACTTCGACAGCCCCCTGTCGCTGATCGCCCTCGACGCGCTGACCGGCGGCGGCCGGACCAGGACGGTCTTCGAGGAGATGCTGCCGGGCGAGGACGAGCTGCACGTGCGCTCCCCGCGCGGCCACCACGTCGCCGAACTGGCCGTGGAAATCGTCCCCCGCGCGGCGGAACCCGCCGCGGCGGCCCGGCCAGGAAGGCAGGACAGCGCCGTATGA